GGAGGGCTTTGTTCTGGGAGAAGGGGGGGCGTTGTTGGTTTTGGAATCCTGGGAACTGGCGCGATCGCGACGGGCCAAAATTTACGGCACCATCCTCCAGGCAGGACTGACAGCCGATGCCTATCATCTAAGTGCGCCAAACCCGGAAATCCATACTGCGGTGAAGGCGGTTAAACTGTGTTGCGATCGCAGTGGTCTCGCCTACGACAAGATTGACTTTATCCATGCCCATGGAACCGCAACGGCACTCAACGATCGAACCGAAGCGAACATCTTGCATCATTTAGGATGGCAAGCCGTTCCCATCAGTTCAACCAAGGGCGCAACGGGCCATACCTTGGGGGCCTCGGGGGCGATCGGGGTTGCGATGGGATTGATGGCATTGCAACAGCAAGCAATGCCGCCCTGCGTTGGTCTCCATGAACCCGACTTTGCTCTCAATCTCGTGCGGCCCGGTCAGACAACTGTCGCTCCAAACAAAAGGATCGCGACCGTCCTCTGCTTTAGCTTTGGCTTTGGGGGACAAAATGCAGTCATTGCCTTGAACCATGCCGCTGCTCGTTAGAATCATCACGACAACTATCGCGCGACGGAACCGTGATACGAGCTATCTAGAATGCAATCCATTTAGAATGCAATCAATAGCGGGAATGGGATTTTGGAAATGGGATTTTGGGGATGGGCTAATTACCTACGGATCCTAAAAAGCCGAGAATGACAACGATCATCCGGATCACTTGGCGGGAAATGCGGGAAGTTTTCATTTGGGGGTACCTCTTCTCGACACCCCTAGCCTATCCCCAAACTCTCAGGGGAGAAAGGACATGCCGGAAAAAGTTAACGCTTTAGTTTAAGTTCCATCACGCTATTTTGCGTTCTGTTACAAGGGTGGTGTTGACCCAAGCACCGCTGGCGTCGTAGCGGCGGATGAGACGCAGCCGTAGACCGGGTTCTGGCATCCAGCCCGACTCCAAAAAGAAGGCTTGTCCGATTTTGGGTTCGATCGGAAATGTGCCGGAAGCTGCATCGGGAAGTAGCGTTATTTGATAGGGCTGGGCACCATCGGTGAAGTGGAGGGTTGAGCCGGTAATTTGGGCGGTGGAGGTGAAGGTTCGATCGGCGAACGTGAGGGATTGTTGCAGGCGATCGGACGCTATGCGGGTAATGGTTAGTGTTGAATTAAATGTTGTGACTTGCCATTCTGGCGTTAAGGCGATTGCGTTTCCTTCCCAGGTGCCAACTAAATCATCAACCTGTAGTGGGGGTTGTTCTGGTGCTTGACTCCCAACCCGTTGTTCACGGATGAGGGTAATGGTTTTTAATTGGTTGTCGGATTCGAATAATTGCACCATGCGCAGGCGTCGATCGCGGTGGACAAAGCCGACTTCTCCGCCGAATTGGGCGAGGGGTGCAAATTGCAGTGATCCTTGGGAAAAGGCTCCATTTTCAAAAAAGAGTAAGCCGCGATTGAAGCTGGAATATTCATGCACGAGGGGGGTGGGATATTTGGGGGAGTCGCGTTTGAGGGTGAGGCGAGCTTTTTGGGGTTCAATTTCTTCTAAAACAAGGTGGGAGGGGATGGCTTCTAGGAGTTCGCCGGAGATCGAAAAGCGATCGAACGATCCTTGCCATTCGCCCAGGTTTTCTAAGAAGCATTCCCATTGCGATTTCATGGTTGGTGATTTCATGGTTGGTTGACCCATCCTTTATCTATTACAAGCATCAGACCATTTGTTCTATACTAAATCAACTGATCGTCGTCGATTGAGCGTTCCATCGATCGACTGTGCTTTGATCCCCCTACACTGTCCTTAAATCCGAACACGGATGATTGAACACTAATGATTAAAGTTTTACATCTTTCTGATATTCATTTAGGGAGTGGATTTAGCCACGGCAAGATCAATCCTGAAACGGGTTTGAATACCCGGTTTGAGGATTTTGTGGCAACGTTAGGGCGCTGTATCGATCGGGCCTTGGCGGAGTCGGTGGATTTGGTGTTGTTTGGGGGGGATGCGTTTCCTGATGCGACACCAGCGCCCTATATTCAGCAGGCGTTTGCGCGGCAGTTTCGGCGTTTGGGGGAGGCGGGGATTCCGGTGGTGCTGCTGGTGGGGAACCATGACCAGCATTCCCAGGGGTCGGGGGGGGCGAGTTTGTGTATTTACCGGACGCTGGGGGTGCCGCAGGTGGTGGTGGGCGATCGTTTGGAGACCCATCGGATTGCGACGGCAGCGGGAATGGTGCAGGTGGTGACGTTGCCTTGGTTGAATCGATCGACGCTGATGACGAAGGCGGAGGTG
This DNA window, taken from Alkalinema sp. FACHB-956, encodes the following:
- a CDS encoding DUF3598 family protein, producing the protein MKSPTMKSQWECFLENLGEWQGSFDRFSISGELLEAIPSHLVLEEIEPQKARLTLKRDSPKYPTPLVHEYSSFNRGLLFFENGAFSQGSLQFAPLAQFGGEVGFVHRDRRLRMVQLFESDNQLKTITLIREQRVGSQAPEQPPLQVDDLVGTWEGNAIALTPEWQVTTFNSTLTITRIASDRLQQSLTFADRTFTSTAQITGSTLHFTDGAQPYQITLLPDAASGTFPIEPKIGQAFFLESGWMPEPGLRLRLIRRYDASGAWVNTTLVTERKIA